A DNA window from Pogona vitticeps strain Pit_001003342236 chromosome 2, PviZW2.1, whole genome shotgun sequence contains the following coding sequences:
- the LOC144587211 gene encoding uncharacterized protein LOC144587211 isoform X2: MACQKSFSENGQLRSHQRHTGDLRLRQRTHTREKPHKCMECEKSFSQSGQLRAHQRTHTGEKPHKCMECGKSFSHSGNLRVHQRTHTGEKPHKCMECGTSFSRSDALRLHQRTHTGEKPHKCMECGKSFSHSSKLRIHQRIHTGEKPHHCMECGKSFRHSDAIRLHQRTHTGEKPHKCIECGKSFTQSGELRLHKRIHTGEKPHKCMECGKSFSRSGHLRSHQRTHTGEKPHKCIECGKSFSCNGSLILHQRTHTGEKPHKCMECGKSFSRSGHLRSHQRTHTGEKQHKCIECGKSFSRSDALRLHQRTHTGEKPHKCMECGKSFRESGQLRIHQRTHTGEKPHKCMECGKSFSRSGHLRSHQRIHTGEKPHHCMECGKSFRHSDAIRLHQITHTGEKPHKCIECGKSFTHSGELRLHQRIHTGEKPHKCMECGKSFSRSGHLRSHQRTHTGEKPHKCMECGKSFTHSGDLRLHQRIHTGEKPHKCMVCGKSFSRSGHLRSHQRTHTGEKPHKCMECGKSFIQSGQLRVHQRTHTGEKPHKCMECGKSFSRSDALRLHQRTHTGEL; this comes from the exons atggcgTGTCAAAAAAGCTTCAGTGAAAATGGtcaacttaggtcacatcaaCGTCACACTGGTGATCTTAGGTTACGTCAAAGGACTCACActcgggagaaaccacataaatgcatggaatgtgaaaaaagctttagtcagagtggtcagcttagggcacatcaaaggacccacactggggagaaaccacataaatgcatggaatgtggaaagagctttagtcacagtggtaaccttag ggtacatcaaaggacccacactggggagaagccacataaatgcatggaatgtggaacgagctttagtcggagtgatgcacttagattacatcaaaggacccacactggggagaaaccacataaatgcatggaatgtggaaagagctttagtcacagtagtaaACTTAGGAtccatcaaaggatccacactggggagaaaccacatcattgcatggaatgtggaaagagctttagacacAGTGATGccattagattacatcaaaggacccacactggggagaaaccacataaatgcatagaatgtggaaagagctttactcagagtggtgaacttaggttacataaaaggatccacactggagagaaaccacataaatgcatggaatgtggaaagagctttagtcgcagtggtcatcttaggtcacatcaaaggacccacactggggagaaaccacataaatgcatagaatgtggtaAGAGTTTTAGTTGCAATGGTTCCCTtatattacatcaaaggacccacactggggagaaaccacataaatgcatggaatgtggaaagagctttagtcgcagtggtcatcttaggtcacatcaaaggacccacactggggagaaacaacataaatgcatagaatgtggaaagagttttagtcggaGTGATgcacttagattacatcaaaggacccacactggggagaaaccacataaatgcatggaatgtggaaagagctttcgtgagagtggtcagcttaggatacatcaaaggacccacactggggagaaaccacataaatgcatggaatgtggaaagagctttagtcgcagtggtcatcttaggtcacatcaaaggatccacactggggagaaaccacatcattgcatggaatgtggaaagagctttagacacAGTGATGCCATTAGATTACATCAAataacccacactggggagaaaccacataaatgcatagaatgtggaaagagctttactcacagtggtgaacttaggttacatcaaaggatccacactggagagaaaccacataaatgcatggaatgtggaaagagctttagtcgcagtggtcatcttaggtcacatcaaaggacccacactggggagaaaccacataaatgcatggaatgtggaaagagctttactcacagtggtgatcttaggttacatcaaaggatccacactggagagaaaccacataaatgcatggtatgtggaaagagctttagtcgcagtggtcatcttaggtcacatcaaaggacccacactggggagaaaccacataaatgcatggaatgtggaaagagctttattcagagtggtcagcttagggtacatcaaaggacccacactggggagaaaccacataaatgcatggaatgcggaaagagctttagtcgcagtgatgcccttaggttacatcaaaggacccacactggggagctatag
- the LOC144587211 gene encoding uncharacterized protein LOC144587211 isoform X1: protein MACQKSFSENGQLRSHQRHTGDLRLRQRTHTREKPHKCMECEKSFSQSGQLRAHQRTHTGEKPHKCMECGKSFSHSGNLRLHQRTHTGEKPHKCMECEKSFSQSGQLRAHQRTHTGEKPHKCMECGKSFSRSGNLRLHQRTHTGEKPHKCMECGKSFSHSGALRVHQRTHTGEKPHKCMECGTSFSRSDALRLHQRTHTGEKPHKCMECGKSFSHSSKLRIHQRIHTGEKPHHCMECGKSFRHSDAIRLHQRTHTGEKPHKCIECGKSFTQSGELRLHKRIHTGEKPHKCMECGKSFSRSGHLRSHQRTHTGEKPHKCIECGKSFSCNGSLILHQRTHTGEKPHKCMECGKSFSRSGHLRSHQRTHTGEKQHKCIECGKSFSRSDALRLHQRTHTGEKPHKCMECGKSFRESGQLRIHQRTHTGEKPHKCMECGKSFSRSGHLRSHQRIHTGEKPHHCMECGKSFRHSDAIRLHQITHTGEKPHKCIECGKSFTHSGELRLHQRIHTGEKPHKCMECGKSFSRSGHLRSHQRTHTGEKPHKCMECGKSFTHSGDLRLHQRIHTGEKPHKCMVCGKSFSRSGHLRSHQRTHTGEKPHKCMECGKSFIQSGQLRVHQRTHTGEKPHKCMECGKSFSRSDALRLHQRTHTGEL from the coding sequence atggcgTGTCAAAAAAGCTTCAGTGAAAATGGtcaacttaggtcacatcaaCGTCACACTGGTGATCTTAGGTTACGTCAAAGGACTCACActcgggagaaaccacataaatgcatggaatgtgaaaaaagctttagtcagagtggtcagcttagggcacatcaaaggacccacactggggagaaaccacataaatgcatggaatgtggaaagagctttagtcacagtggtaaccttaggttacatcaaaggacccacactggggagaagccacataaatgcatggaatgtgaaaaaagctttagtcagagtggtcagcttagggcacatcaaaggacccacactggggagaaaccacataaatgcatggaatgtggaaagagctttagtcgcagtggtaaccttaggttacatcaaaggacccacactggggagaagccacataaatgcatggaatgtggaaagagctttagtcatagtggtgcccttagggtacatcaaaggacccacactggggagaagccacataaatgcatggaatgtggaacgagctttagtcggagtgatgcacttagattacatcaaaggacccacactggggagaaaccacataaatgcatggaatgtggaaagagctttagtcacagtagtaaACTTAGGAtccatcaaaggatccacactggggagaaaccacatcattgcatggaatgtggaaagagctttagacacAGTGATGccattagattacatcaaaggacccacactggggagaaaccacataaatgcatagaatgtggaaagagctttactcagagtggtgaacttaggttacataaaaggatccacactggagagaaaccacataaatgcatggaatgtggaaagagctttagtcgcagtggtcatcttaggtcacatcaaaggacccacactggggagaaaccacataaatgcatagaatgtggtaAGAGTTTTAGTTGCAATGGTTCCCTtatattacatcaaaggacccacactggggagaaaccacataaatgcatggaatgtggaaagagctttagtcgcagtggtcatcttaggtcacatcaaaggacccacactggggagaaacaacataaatgcatagaatgtggaaagagttttagtcggaGTGATgcacttagattacatcaaaggacccacactggggagaaaccacataaatgcatggaatgtggaaagagctttcgtgagagtggtcagcttaggatacatcaaaggacccacactggggagaaaccacataaatgcatggaatgtggaaagagctttagtcgcagtggtcatcttaggtcacatcaaaggatccacactggggagaaaccacatcattgcatggaatgtggaaagagctttagacacAGTGATGCCATTAGATTACATCAAataacccacactggggagaaaccacataaatgcatagaatgtggaaagagctttactcacagtggtgaacttaggttacatcaaaggatccacactggagagaaaccacataaatgcatggaatgtggaaagagctttagtcgcagtggtcatcttaggtcacatcaaaggacccacactggggagaaaccacataaatgcatggaatgtggaaagagctttactcacagtggtgatcttaggttacatcaaaggatccacactggagagaaaccacataaatgcatggtatgtggaaagagctttagtcgcagtggtcatcttaggtcacatcaaaggacccacactggggagaaaccacataaatgcatggaatgtggaaagagctttattcagagtggtcagcttagggtacatcaaaggacccacactggggagaaaccacataaatgcatggaatgcggaaagagctttagtcgcagtgatgcccttaggttacatcaaaggacccacactggggagctatag